The bacterium genome contains the following window.
CCTTCCGCCGCCAGAACCTGCTGCGGGACGTCGTGCGGGCTTCGATCTGCGGTTTCGGCGTCGACAGCTACCGCCTCGCGTTGCGGGGCGTGCGGGGGTTGTTGGGCGACGGCAACGCCTGATTGCCTTCCCGCGGAACAGATGTTATCAATAGTGGGCATTTTCACGCTGCCCCACGGGGCGCAACCCGCACAGGAGAGACCGAGTTGGCAGACACGAGCGATTTTCGCAACGGCATGGTCCTGAACTACAAGAACAGTCTGTGGGCCATCGTCGATTTCCAGCACGTCAAGCCGGGCAAGGGCTCTGCCTTCGTGCGCACGAAGCTGAAGAACGTCGCCACCGGGAAGGTCGTCGAGGACACCTTCCGCTCCGGGGAGAAGTTCGAGGAGGTCCGGCTCGAACGTCGCGACTTCCAGTTCCTCTACGTGGACGGCGAGTTCCTGACCTTCATGAGCCTCGAGACCTTCGAGCAGATCTCGCTGCCCCGGGACACGCTGGGCGACGTGGCCAAGTACGTCAAGGAGAGCGAGACCGTCAGCATGCTGCTGCGCGACGGCGTGCCGGTGACCGTCGAGGCGCCCAACACCGTCGAACTGAAGGTGGCCCAGACCGATCCCGGACTGCGCGGCGACACCGCCCAGGGCGCCTCCAAGCCGGCGACCCTGGAGACGGGGCTCGTCGTCCAGGTGCCGCTGTTCATCGAGGAGGGCGAGATCCTCAAGATCGACACCCGCACGGGCAAGTACCTCGGGCGCGTCTGACGCCCCCGGCCGGAAGGGGAGACCATGGATCTCAACAAGGTGCGCGAGCTGGTCAAGCTGGTCGAGGACAGCCGCATCGACGAACTCGAAGTGATCGACAAGGACACGACCATCCGCATCCAGAAGCACGCGGCGCCGTCGGCCCATGTGGCCTACGCCGCCTCGCTGCCCCCGGCCCCGGCCCTGCCGCAGGCGCCCGCGGAGACGGCGGCCCCGGCCGCTCCCGCCGCCAATCCCGAACGGGCGAAATGGCGCGAGATCCGCTCGCCCATCGTCGGCACCCTCTACCGGGCCTCGTCGCCCGACGCGCCGAACTTCGTCAACGCGGGCGACGCCATCAAGCCGGGCCAGACCCTGTGCATCATCGAAGCCATGAAGGTCATGAACGAGATCGAGGCGGAATTCGGCGGGACCATCAAGGAGATCCTGGTCGAGAACGCCACGCCGGTGGAAGCCGAGGCGATCCTGTTCCTCGTGGACCCCGCCTGACCCGACTCCGAGCCGCGGCGCGCGTTCCCGCGGGGGCGCGCGCCGCTCCCGTCCCGCTTCCAGGCTTGCCATTTTCCGGCCCCGGCCGGACAATCGTCCGGCG
Protein-coding sequences here:
- the efp gene encoding elongation factor P translates to MADTSDFRNGMVLNYKNSLWAIVDFQHVKPGKGSAFVRTKLKNVATGKVVEDTFRSGEKFEEVRLERRDFQFLYVDGEFLTFMSLETFEQISLPRDTLGDVAKYVKESETVSMLLRDGVPVTVEAPNTVELKVAQTDPGLRGDTAQGASKPATLETGLVVQVPLFIEEGEILKIDTRTGKYLGRV
- the accB gene encoding acetyl-CoA carboxylase biotin carboxyl carrier protein; this encodes MDLNKVRELVKLVEDSRIDELEVIDKDTTIRIQKHAAPSAHVAYAASLPPAPALPQAPAETAAPAAPAANPERAKWREIRSPIVGTLYRASSPDAPNFVNAGDAIKPGQTLCIIEAMKVMNEIEAEFGGTIKEILVENATPVEAEAILFLVDPA